One part of the Caproiciproducens sp. CPB-2 genome encodes these proteins:
- a CDS encoding methyl-accepting chemotaxis protein, producing the protein MKKKLSIIFAIVIAVPFAVMSLFILPNQIQSQYVESSSQQLKLADKNMETFFSEIQYNLDYMAPASLMKTSKGHLTSYVNRGENDDRVIRSSKAGGMEQEIFQSFDSFRQAHPYVTYVYYGLESKEYMQSPEGGAVVPNYDPTQRLFYTTAITGKGKYVYTEPYENDGNIILGLVKAVYDGNDLLGVSGIDVNLNSMTEMLNQVKIGKSGYLILVHQNGTVISDSMDKEHNLKKIEELKITGLENAEKITDGVKSTGLGGEKFLTNVYTSPNTGWKVIAMIPQKEIDAATFSVSTAVLLIAFLTLLIGLAAVWKFTDAIQIPLKKLSQRLELLSRGDLHSEVPSVKTKDDVGVLANSLFYTVENMKHYIAEIDSALGSIANGQLDFELQQEFLGDFASIRASIQKITDSLNGTLTEISRSAAQVDSSSAQIANGAQALAQGATEQASSVEELAATVTEISTHVRQNAEHAAEANKNVSLVRTEIEASNRHMDEMVSAMAQIDESSGEIGKIIKTIEDIAFQTNILALNAAVEAARAGAAGKGFAVVADEVRNLASKSAQAAKNTTALIENSARQVENGTKIADQTAKALLQVVESVESVSDAVAQITEASSRQAESISQVTQGADQIAAVVQTNSATAEENAAASEELSTQVQIMRSLVGKFRLKKETD; encoded by the coding sequence TTGAAGAAAAAGCTCAGCATCATTTTTGCCATTGTGATTGCAGTTCCTTTTGCAGTGATGTCCCTGTTCATACTGCCCAACCAGATTCAGTCGCAGTACGTCGAGTCCAGCAGCCAGCAGCTGAAGCTGGCCGATAAAAACATGGAAACTTTCTTTTCAGAGATTCAGTACAATCTTGACTATATGGCGCCGGCGAGCCTGATGAAAACATCGAAGGGGCATCTGACCAGCTATGTGAACAGAGGGGAAAACGACGACAGGGTAATCCGGTCTTCCAAAGCGGGCGGGATGGAGCAGGAAATTTTCCAGTCCTTCGACTCCTTCCGGCAGGCGCATCCCTATGTCACCTACGTCTATTACGGGCTGGAAAGCAAGGAATATATGCAGAGCCCGGAGGGCGGGGCGGTAGTGCCGAACTACGACCCCACACAGCGGCTGTTTTACACGACCGCGATTACGGGCAAAGGGAAATATGTGTATACGGAGCCGTACGAAAACGACGGCAATATTATCCTGGGCCTGGTCAAGGCGGTATACGACGGCAATGATCTTCTGGGCGTTTCCGGAATTGACGTCAACCTGAATTCCATGACGGAAATGCTTAATCAGGTGAAGATCGGAAAGAGCGGATACCTGATCCTCGTCCATCAGAACGGAACCGTTATTTCCGACTCCATGGACAAGGAGCATAACCTCAAGAAAATCGAAGAACTGAAAATCACGGGATTGGAAAATGCGGAGAAGATAACCGATGGGGTAAAGAGCACCGGATTGGGCGGGGAGAAATTCCTTACCAATGTTTATACTTCTCCCAATACGGGCTGGAAGGTCATAGCGATGATTCCCCAAAAGGAGATTGACGCCGCAACCTTCAGCGTTTCCACCGCCGTGCTTTTGATTGCGTTCCTGACTTTGCTGATCGGCTTGGCAGCCGTATGGAAATTTACGGACGCGATTCAGATTCCGCTGAAAAAGCTCAGCCAGCGGCTGGAGCTGCTTTCCCGCGGCGACCTTCACTCCGAAGTTCCTTCCGTCAAAACAAAGGACGACGTCGGGGTTTTGGCAAATTCCCTTTTTTACACGGTAGAGAATATGAAGCATTATATTGCGGAAATTGATTCCGCGCTGGGGAGCATTGCGAACGGACAGCTTGATTTTGAGCTTCAGCAGGAATTTTTGGGCGATTTCGCTTCCATCAGAGCCTCCATCCAAAAGATCACGGATTCTCTGAACGGCACCCTGACGGAGATCAGCCGCTCCGCGGCGCAGGTGGATTCCAGTTCGGCCCAGATCGCCAACGGGGCGCAGGCATTGGCGCAGGGCGCGACGGAACAGGCAAGTTCCGTCGAAGAGCTTGCGGCCACAGTTACCGAAATTTCCACCCATGTCAGACAGAATGCGGAGCATGCGGCCGAAGCAAATAAAAATGTAAGCCTTGTCCGAACCGAAATAGAAGCCAGCAACCGGCATATGGATGAAATGGTGTCCGCAATGGCTCAGATCGATGAATCCTCCGGGGAAATAGGAAAAATCATCAAAACCATTGAGGATATCGCTTTCCAGACCAACATCCTCGCTTTGAACGCGGCTGTTGAGGCGGCGAGAGCGGGGGCCGCGGGAAAGGGCTTTGCCGTTGTGGCGGACGAGGTCCGTAATCTGGCGAGCAAAAGCGCGCAGGCGGCGAAAAACACCACCGCTTTGATCGAAAATTCTGCCAGACAGGTGGAGAACGGCACAAAAATCGCGGACCAGACCGCGAAAGCCCTTCTTCAGGTAGTGGAGAGCGTAGAATCCGTTTCGGATGCCGTTGCGCAGATCACAGAGGCGTCAAGCCGTCAGGCGGAGTCCATCAGTCAGGTGACACAGGGCGCCGATCAGATCGCCGCGGTGGTTCAGACCAACTCGGCGACCGCGGAAGAAAATGCCGCCGCCAGCGAGGAGCTTTCTACGCAGGTGCAGATCATGCGGTCGCTTGTCGGAAAATTCCGCTTAAAGAAGGAAACGGATTAA